The following coding sequences lie in one Chionomys nivalis chromosome 8, mChiNiv1.1, whole genome shotgun sequence genomic window:
- the Nkx1-2 gene encoding NK1 transcription factor-related protein 2, whose product MLAWQDGGAKAAPSHHKISFSVLDILDPQKFTRTAFPPVRLAAREAKKSLAAVEAGEAASPESTIGSQDNPDATGRGIGPASPLEGSEAEEEEEAEDAGRAQLQERPERWQGLHQGSPEARAVVTGVGESGTDRLPTSPGSPGSPRPRRRRSEPSCAKPRRARTAFTYEQLVALENKFRATRYLSVCERLNLALSLSLTETQVKIWFQNRRTKWKKQNPGADGTVQAGCGTPQPGTPGAVAGACGSSTGSSPGPQVPGALPFQTFPTYPASNVIFPPSSFPLTTAATGSPFTPFLGPSYLTPFYVPHL is encoded by the exons ATGCTGGCATGGCAGGATGGCGGGGCCAAGGCGGCTCCTTCTCACCACAAGATTTCCTTCTCTGTCCTGGACATCTTGGATCCGCAAAAATTCACGCGAACTGCGTTCCCACCGGTGCGTCTAGCTGCCCGGGAAGCCAAGAAAAGTTTAGCGGCGGTGGAAGCAGGGGAAGCCGCCAGCCCCGAGTCTACGATCGGGTCGCAGGACAACCCTG ATGCTACGGGTCGAGGCATTGGCCCCGCATCCCCCCTGGAAGGCTCGGAAgcggaagaggaggaggaagctgaggacGCGGGGCGCGCGCAGCTGCAGGAGCGGCCGGAGCGCTGGCAGGGGCTTCACCAGGGCTCTCCAGAGGCCCGGGCCGTGGTGACGGGAGTCGGGGAGAGTGGCACCGACCGGCTGCCAACGTCCCCCGGCTCCCCCGGCTCCCCGCGGCCCAGGCGCCGGCGATCCGAGCCTAGCTGCGCCAAGCCAAGGCGCGCGCGCACAGCCTTCACCTACGAGCAGCTGGTGGCTCTGGAGAACAAGTTCCGAGCCACGCGCTACCTGTCAGTGTGCGAACGCCTGAACCTGGCTCTGTCGCTCAGCCTCACCGAGACGCAGGTCAAAATCTGGTTCCAGAACCGAAGGACCAAGTGGAAGAAGCAGAACCCGGGGGCCGACGGCACAGTGCAGGCGGGGTGTGGTACGCCGCAGCCTGGGACACCCGGTGCAGTGGCGGGAGCCTGCGGCAGTAGCACCGGAAGCAGTCCTGGCCCCCAGGTTCCAGGCGCTCTGCCGTTCCAGACTTTCCCCACCTATCCTGCGAGCAACGTcatctttcccccttcctccttcccgtTAACGACAGCCGCCACGGGGAGTCCCTTCACTCCTTTTCTTGGGCCCTCCTACTTGACCCCTTTCTATGTCCCGCACCTGTAA